CCCAGGGCAATGTGTAGAACTATCACGGCGGATATAGCAGAGTAAATATTACTACTAACGTCCGACAGCTGCAAATAGCCGTCGAAAACAATGCTTTTGGTAGAGAAAAACGTTATTATTGGCAGGATGATAATCAAAAGACAATAGAAGAAAACTACACGGAAATTGCGGTATTCGTTTTGTTGCTCCTGCAATTAAAATGTAACGAGAATaatctttgattttcactagTATCCTAATGCGTTATCACGAGATACAACACATAGGTTTAACCATTAATTTTCAGTACTTACATTTTTACTGA
The Toxorhynchites rutilus septentrionalis strain SRP chromosome 2, ASM2978413v1, whole genome shotgun sequence genome window above contains:
- the LOC129767967 gene encoding vacuolar ATPase assembly integral membrane protein VMA21 homolog, with amino-acid sequence MSRSKSKQHLQISKNEQQNEYRNFRVVFFYCLLIIILPIITFFSTKSIVFDGYLQLSDVSSNIYSAISAVIVLHIALGLYIYRAYFDGPSSPGDSRKESQKQD